From the genome of Pseudomonas hamedanensis:
GTCCGGGCTTTTTTCGATCCCGCGCAGTAACAAGGGCAAGGCGATACACGCCGACACCAGCGACAGCAGAATCACCCCGGCCGCGATAAAGATCAGCAGGTCTCGCTCGGGAAACGCCTGCGCGCCCATCAACATTGGCACCGACATCACGCCTGCCAGCGTTACCGCCCCGCGCACGCCACCGACCGTCAGCAACCAGCAGGAACGCGCCGTCGGCACTTGCGTCAGCTCGCCTTTGCCGCGCAAACGCCGCAGCAGTACCGACAAGCGCCAGATGCTTTGCACCCAGACAAACCGCAGCAACACCAGCGCGAGGAAAATCGCCAGCACATCGAGGCAACGGTAGAACAGCGTCGGCCACAGCGTCGGCTCGTGACTGACCACCGCTTTGATGATGTCCGGCAATTGCAGGCCGAGCAGCAGAAAGATCAGGCCATTGAAGGCGAACTCCAGCAGCGACCAGACACTGCGATTGAGCAACCGGGTGCTGGTCTGCCGTGGCAGCAGGTCGAGCCAGCTCTGCATCATCCCCGCTGCGACCGCCGAAAGAATGCCCGATGCGCCCAGGCGCTCGGCCAATACATAAGCAGCGAAGGGCAACAGCAACATGAACACTACGTGAGTAGCCGGATCATCCCAGCCACGGGCGATCATCCACACGCGCAGGCGTCCAACCAGCCAGCTCAGCGCCACGCCGACCGCCAGACCACCCAGCGCCACCGCGACGAAGGTCAGGCTGGCGTTGGTCAGCGAGAACACCCCCGTCACCGCCGCTGCCAGGGCGAACTTGAAAGTCACCAGACCGGAGGCGTCGTTCATCAGCGCCTCGCCCTGCAGCATGTGCATCAGCGGCGTCGGCAAGCGGTTCTGCGCAATCGCTGAAACCGCTACGGCGTCGGTGGGCGACAATACGGCCGCCAAGGCAAAGGCTACTGGCAGCGGAATCGTCGGCAACAGCCAATGAATGAAATAGCCGGCACCGACCACGGTGAACAAAACAAGGCCCACGGCCAGGGTCAGAATCGGCCCGCGCAATTGCCAGAGCGCGCGTTTGGGCATGCGCCAGCCGTCGGAAAACAGCAACGGCGGCAGGAACAGAAACAGGAACAGCTCCGGATCGAGGGCCACGTGCAGGCCCAGCGTCGGCCAGGCCAACAAGGCGCCGGCGGCGATTTGCACCAAAGGCAGCGGCAGCGGGATGACCCGGCCAACCAGTCGCGAGACGCTGACCAGCATCAGCAGGATCAGGACGGTGTAAGCAGTTTGCATAAAGCAGTATCTCAGGCGATCGACAGCGTTGAACTGCCATATTAGCGCCTTAGGCTGTGGATGACCGTTGCACCTATGTCGCACGGCTGGAACGCAACTCCCTTGTGGGAGCGAGCCTGCTCGCGAAAGCGGTGCAAGATTCACCATCAATGTCGACTGACACACCCCCTTCGCGAGCAGGCTCGCTCCCACAGGTTTTACAGCGTTACGACAACCGTGGCCGACGAAACCGTTTGGTCATGGCATAATCCGTCACCATTTTTCTCCAGCACCTGTAAAGGGGGCGATTCCTTGGCCGTTTCAAGTAAAACGTTGCACCTTTTCGGCATCAAAGCCTGCGACACCATGAAGAAGGCGCGCACCTGGCTCGATGAACACGCTGTCAGCTACGACTTTCACGATTACAAAACGGCCGGTATCGACCGTGCGCACCTGACGCAATGGTGTGACGAGCACGGCTGGCAAACGGTGTTGAACCGTGCAGGCACGACCTTTCGCAGACTCGACGACGAACGCAAAGCCGATCTCGACCAGTCGAAAGCCATCGAACTGATGCTCGCGCAACCCTCGATGATCAAGCGCCCGGTGCTCGATCTCGGTGACCGAACCCTGATTGGCTTCAAGCCAGACATCTACGCGGCCGCTCTGAAGTAAGCAGCCCGTCACTCTATGTAGAGGTATTCACATGTCCAATTCCCTGTTCAGCATCGCCTTTGGTGTCGGCACTCAGAACCGTCAAGGCGCCTGGCTGGAAGTGTTCTACGCACAGCCATTGCTCAACCCTTCGGCTGAGCTGGCCGCCGCCGTTGCGCCGATCCTCGGTTACACCGAAGGCAACCAGGCCATCACCTTCACCACTGCGCAGGCTGCGCAACTGGCTGAAGCGGTCAAAGGCATCGACGCCGTGCAAGGCAAGCTGCTGACCCGTCTGGCCGAAAGCCACAAGCCGCTGGTCGCCACCCTTCTGGCCGAAGACACGCAACTGACCTCCACGCCTGAGGCCTACCTCAAGCTGCATCTGTTGTCGCATCGCCTGGTCAAGCCGCATGGCGTCAGCCTGGCCGGCATCTTCCCGCTGCTGCCGAACGTGGCCTGGACCAGCCAGGGCGCGATCGACCTGAGCGAACTGGCCGAAATGCAACTCGAAGCGCGTCTGCGCGGTGAGCTGCTGGAAGTGTTCTCGGTGGACAAGTTCCCGAAAATGACCGATTACGTGGTTCCGGCCGGTGTGCGTATCGCTGACGCCGCGCGCCTGCGTCTGGGCGCTTACGTGGGCGAAGGCACCACCGTCATGCACGAAGGTTTCATCAATTTCAACGCCGGTACCGAAGGCCCGGGCATGATCGAAGGCCGTGTCTCCGCTGGCGTGTTTGTCGGCAAGGGTTCGGACCTGGGCGGCGGTTGCTCGACCATGGGCACCCTGTCGGGCGGCGGCAACATCGTGATCAAGGTTGGCGAAGGCTGCCTGATCGGCGCCAACGCCGGTATCGGTATTCCGTTGGGCGACCGCACCACGGTCGAGTCGGGCCTGTACGTGACGGCCGGCACCAAGGTGGCGCTGCTCGATGAGCACAACAATCTGGTTCAGGTTGTTAAAGCGCGTGAGCTGGCCGGCCAGACCGACCTGCTGTTCCGTCGCAATTCGCAAACCGGTGCGGTGGAGTGCAAGACCCACAAATCGGCGATCGAACTGAACGAAGCGCTGCACGCTCACAACTAAGCAGCCATACGATCGATCCCCTGTGGGAGCGGGCTTGCCCGCGAAGGCGTCCTGTCAGTAACAACTGTGCAGAATGACACTACGCTTTCGCGAGCAAGCCCGCTCCCACAAGGTCCGGTACACCCCGCCCAATTTCACAGGGCTGAACAGATGATGATTCCCTCCCCGTGGCGCGCCGACTTTCCGGCCATCGCCGCCCTGCAACGGCAAGACCAGACCTATCTGGACAATGCCGCCACCACGCAGAAACCCCAGGCTTTGCTCGACGCCCTGACGCATTACTACGCCAATGGCGCGGCCAATGTGCACCGTGCGCAACACTTGCCCGGCGCCCATGCCACGCAGGCGTTCGAAGACAGTCGGCTGAAGGTTGCGCAGTGGCTGAACGCAGGCGATAGCGGCCAGATCATCTTCACCCATGGCGCCACCAGTGCGCTGAACCTCTTGGCTTATGGCCTGGAGCATCTTTTCCAGCCGGGCGATGAGATCGTCATCAGCGCGCTGGAGCATCACGCCAACCTGCTGCCGTGGCAGCAACTGGCACAGCGTCGCCAGCTGAAACTGGTGATCCTGCCACTGGATGCCGACGGCCTGATCGACCTCGCCGCCGCCGTGCACTTGATCGGCCCGCGCACTCGCTTGCTGGCGGTCAGCCAGTTGTCCAACGTGCTTGGTGCCTGGCAGCCACTGACCGCTTTGCTGGGCATGGCCAAGGCGCAGAACGCATTGACCGTGGTAGATGGGGCGCAAGGCGTGGTGCATGGCCGGCATGATGTGCAGGCGCTGGGTTGCGACTTCTATGTATTTTCCAGCCACAAGCTGTATGGCCCGGATGGCCTCGGCGTGCTGTTCGGGCGCAACGCTGCGCTTGAGCAGTTACAGCCATGGCAGTTCGGCGGCGAGATGGTGCTGGAAGCCAACTATCAAGACTCGCGCTTTCGCCCGGCGCCACTGGGTTTCGAGGCCGGCACACCGCCGATTGCCAGCGTGATCGGCCTCGGTGCGACCCTTGATTACCTGGCCGGCCTGGACCAGGACGCGGTGTCCGCCCATGAAGCGGCACTGCACGACTATCTGCTGCGCGGCCTCGCCGCACGCAACGGCATTCGTCTGCTGGGCAAGCCGCAATTGGCGCTGGCCAGTTTTGTTGTCGAAGGCGTGCATAACGCCGATCTGGCGCACCTGTTGACCGAGCAAGGCATCGCCGTGCGCGCCGGGCACCATTGCGCCATGCCATTGATGAAAAGCTTCGAACTGGCCGGCGCGATTCGCGTGTCGCTGGCGCTGTACAACGATTCCGAGGACCTGGAGCGCTTCTTTGAAGCCCTCGACCAGGCGCTGGAGATGCTGCGATGACGTTGCCGGCTGAAGCCGCCGACGCCCTGCAAACCTTCCAGAGCGCCGCGGGCTGGGAGCAGCGGGCGCGATTGCTGATGCAGTTTGGCGATCACTTGCCAGCGTTGAGCGAGACGGATAAGTGCGAGGCCAATCGCGTGCATGGCTGTGAAAGCCTGGTGTGGCTGGTCGGCGAGTTGCGCGACGGCCACTGGCAATTTGCAGCGAGCAGCGATGCGCGGATGATTCGTGGCTTGGTGGCGTTACTGCTGTTGCGGGTCAACGGGCTGTCGGCGGCTGCGTTACGGCAGGTCGATTTGCCGGACTGGTTTAATCAGTTGGGGCTGTCGCGGCAGTTGTCGCCGTCGCGCAGTAATGGGTTGAATGCGGTGCTCACTCGGATGAATGAGTTAGCCAAATAACAGCGGCTGCTTCGCAGCCATCGCGAGCAGGCTCACTCCTACAATTTGAAACGCGTTCCCCTGTAGGAGTGAGCCTGCTCGCGATTGGGTCTTCAGCCCGGACATCAAGCCTGAGGTTTAACCCGGTCCGAAGGCCGCCGCACCCCCGCCACAATCTTGTCCACCGCCTTGGTCGCCGCGACCATGCCGAACGTCGCCGTCACCATCATCACCGCACCAAAACCGCCGGCGCAGTCGAGCTTGACGCCGTCACCGACAAAACTCTTCTGCAAACAAATGCTGCCATCCGGTTTCGGGTAGCGCAGTTGTTCAGTGGAGAACACACACGGCACGCTGTAATGGCGGGTCATGGTGCGGGAGAAGCCGTAATCGCGGCGCAAGGTCGAGCGCACTTTCGAGGCCAGCGGATCGTTGAAGGTACGGTTGAGATCGCAGACTTGAATCAGCGTCGGATCAATCTGTCCGCCTGCACCGCCAGTGGTGATGATCTGGATCTTGCGGCGTTTGCACCAGGCAATCAGTGCCGCTTTGGCGTTGACCGCGTCGATGCAGTCGATCACGCAGTCGATGTCCGGCGTGATGTATTCGGCCATGGTCTCGCGGGTAACGAAGTCGGCGACGGCGTGCACGGTGCAATCGGGGTTGATTCCGCGCAAACGCTCGGCCATCACCTCGACCTTGGGCTTGCCGACGGTGCTGTCGAGCGCGTGCAATTGGCGGTTGGCGTTGCTGACGCAAACGTCATCCAGGTCAAACAGCGAAATCTCGCCGACGCCGCAGCGGGCAATGGCTTCCGCCGCCCAGGAACCGACGCCGCCAACGCCGACGATCGCCACATGGGCCGCGCGCAAGCGCTCCATGCCTTCGATGCCATATAAACGGGCGATGCCTGCAAACCGCGGATCTTCTGTACTCATGACCATTACCCCAAAAACCGGCGCGCATTATAGGGCCAGACAGCGACAAGTTTTAACCGTCGAGCTGCAAGTGTAAGAACTTAAGTCAGAGTCGGCTGCCCAAAGTCAGGTATTTCGCCGTCTGATGTACGACGGGTGAATTGCCGGTGTAGGATGCGCGCCCTCTGGCGTCTAGCCGACCGATCCTCCGTTCCACAGCCTTTGGAACCCGAAACAGCTATGTCATCGCGTAAATTTGGACTCAACCTGGTAGTGGTGCTGGCCATCGCTGCCCTGTTCACCGGTTTCTGGGCATTGGTCAACCGCCCGGTCTCGGCGCCGAACTGGCCACAGCAAATCTCCGGCTTCTCCTATTCGCCGTTCCAGCAGGGACAATACCCGCAAAAGGATCAGTACCCGTCTGATGACGAGATGCGCCGTGATCTGGAGATCATGAGCAAGCTGACCGACAACATCCGCATCTATTCGGTCGACGGTTCGCTGCAGAACATCCCGAAACTGGCTGAAGAGTTCGGCCTGCGCGTCACCCTCGGAATCTGGATCAGCCCCGACCAGGAGCGCAACGAGCGGGAAATCAGCAAAGCCATCGAACTGGCCAACACCTCGCGCAGCGTGGTGCGGGTGGTGGTCGGTAACGAGGCGTTGTTCCGCGAAGAGATTACCCCTGAAGCCTTGATCGTCCTGCTGGATCGCGTGCGTGCCGCCGTCAAGGTTCCGGTGACCACGTCCGAGCAGTGGCACATCTGGGAGAAATACCCGCAACTGGCCAAACACGTCGACCTGATCGCCGCCCACGTTCTGCCCTACTGGGAATTTATTCCGGTGGACAAGGCCGGCCAGTTCGTTCTGGATCGCGCTCGCGATCTGAAAAAGCTCTTCCCCAAAAAACCGTTGCTGTTGTCTGAAGTCGGCTGGCCGAGCAACGGGCGCATGCGCGGTGGCGCCGATGCGTCGCCAGCCGATCAGGCGATCTACCTGCGCACGCTGGTCAACAAGCTCAACCGCCAGGGCTTCAACTATTTCGTGATCGAAGCCTTCGACCAGCCGTGGAAGGCCAGTGACGAAGGCTCGGTTGGCGCTTATTGGGGCGTGTTCAACGCCGCGCGTCAGCAGAAATTCAAT
Proteins encoded in this window:
- a CDS encoding aminotransferase class V-fold PLP-dependent enzyme translates to MMIPSPWRADFPAIAALQRQDQTYLDNAATTQKPQALLDALTHYYANGAANVHRAQHLPGAHATQAFEDSRLKVAQWLNAGDSGQIIFTHGATSALNLLAYGLEHLFQPGDEIVISALEHHANLLPWQQLAQRRQLKLVILPLDADGLIDLAAAVHLIGPRTRLLAVSQLSNVLGAWQPLTALLGMAKAQNALTVVDGAQGVVHGRHDVQALGCDFYVFSSHKLYGPDGLGVLFGRNAALEQLQPWQFGGEMVLEANYQDSRFRPAPLGFEAGTPPIASVIGLGATLDYLAGLDQDAVSAHEAALHDYLLRGLAARNGIRLLGKPQLALASFVVEGVHNADLAHLLTEQGIAVRAGHHCAMPLMKSFELAGAIRVSLALYNDSEDLERFFEALDQALEMLR
- the tcdA gene encoding tRNA cyclic N6-threonylcarbamoyladenosine(37) synthase TcdA, whose protein sequence is MVMSTEDPRFAGIARLYGIEGMERLRAAHVAIVGVGGVGSWAAEAIARCGVGEISLFDLDDVCVSNANRQLHALDSTVGKPKVEVMAERLRGINPDCTVHAVADFVTRETMAEYITPDIDCVIDCIDAVNAKAALIAWCKRRKIQIITTGGAGGQIDPTLIQVCDLNRTFNDPLASKVRSTLRRDYGFSRTMTRHYSVPCVFSTEQLRYPKPDGSICLQKSFVGDGVKLDCAGGFGAVMMVTATFGMVAATKAVDKIVAGVRRPSDRVKPQA
- a CDS encoding Na+/H+ antiporter, which gives rise to MQTAYTVLILLMLVSVSRLVGRVIPLPLPLVQIAAGALLAWPTLGLHVALDPELFLFLFLPPLLFSDGWRMPKRALWQLRGPILTLAVGLVLFTVVGAGYFIHWLLPTIPLPVAFALAAVLSPTDAVAVSAIAQNRLPTPLMHMLQGEALMNDASGLVTFKFALAAAVTGVFSLTNASLTFVAVALGGLAVGVALSWLVGRLRVWMIARGWDDPATHVVFMLLLPFAAYVLAERLGASGILSAVAAGMMQSWLDLLPRQTSTRLLNRSVWSLLEFAFNGLIFLLLGLQLPDIIKAVVSHEPTLWPTLFYRCLDVLAIFLALVLLRFVWVQSIWRLSVLLRRLRGKGELTQVPTARSCWLLTVGGVRGAVTLAGVMSVPMLMGAQAFPERDLLIFIAAGVILLSLVSACIALPLLLRGIEKSPDDKRRQEVRDAWRKTAEAAIHSLETEEVVPQDAAQAALSAELKARIMSEYRHQLDVFNDSAEAQALAFQMDLLERRLRLKALRAQRLELYRLSRQHQIGDDVLREVLGELDLSEANLGQVK
- the dapD gene encoding 2,3,4,5-tetrahydropyridine-2,6-dicarboxylate N-succinyltransferase, encoding MSNSLFSIAFGVGTQNRQGAWLEVFYAQPLLNPSAELAAAVAPILGYTEGNQAITFTTAQAAQLAEAVKGIDAVQGKLLTRLAESHKPLVATLLAEDTQLTSTPEAYLKLHLLSHRLVKPHGVSLAGIFPLLPNVAWTSQGAIDLSELAEMQLEARLRGELLEVFSVDKFPKMTDYVVPAGVRIADAARLRLGAYVGEGTTVMHEGFINFNAGTEGPGMIEGRVSAGVFVGKGSDLGGGCSTMGTLSGGGNIVIKVGEGCLIGANAGIGIPLGDRTTVESGLYVTAGTKVALLDEHNNLVQVVKARELAGQTDLLFRRNSQTGAVECKTHKSAIELNEALHAHN
- a CDS encoding SufE family protein, with the protein product MTLPAEAADALQTFQSAAGWEQRARLLMQFGDHLPALSETDKCEANRVHGCESLVWLVGELRDGHWQFAASSDARMIRGLVALLLLRVNGLSAAALRQVDLPDWFNQLGLSRQLSPSRSNGLNAVLTRMNELAK
- a CDS encoding ArsC family reductase, with product MAVSSKTLHLFGIKACDTMKKARTWLDEHAVSYDFHDYKTAGIDRAHLTQWCDEHGWQTVLNRAGTTFRRLDDERKADLDQSKAIELMLAQPSMIKRPVLDLGDRTLIGFKPDIYAAALK